From the Cohaesibacter sp. ES.047 genome, the window GTTTCAGAATCCGGAGTAGTTTTGATCGCACACCCTGTTTTGAAACAGACGCTACAGGGTTTTGAAGGGGGCGAAAGCCTCGGAGCCGGATGTTCCTTCGACCTGCTCCATACCAAGGGCCTCGCCAGATTATCAATCCAGCTCCAAATCAAACATGACTATCTTGTACTAGAAACAATTGATACCGAAACTAAAAAACCATCTCGCCGGCACATGAAGGTCGACCTAAAGTTGAGAGAACCCAAAAAATCGAAGCAGGTGCTTCAGAAAATCGAAGCTGGATTTAAGAAATACGATACAGAAACCCTAATTTCGAGGTTCCTCAACAAATTCAAATGAAGCTGCTTTTTCTCACAGCGAGGTGGAAGCTAGATCAAGAGGAAGAACAGCGCCAGAACAAAGGTTGCCGTCACATTGATACCCAACCGCAGACCGATGCTTCCATCATCGCGGATCTGCGCACGATCCGCCCGATAGAGGCTCGATTTCAGTTCGAACACGGACGTTCGCAGATTATCGATATCGGTTTCTACCCGTTCCATGTGGCGTTCCGTTATCCGTTCCCGTTTGCAACCATAGATCGGCAGCCCAGAGCACTTGCCACAAAACACTACCGCTACGAAGGTTAAGAAAGATTAACCATAATTACAGAACTGGACAAATGCAGAGAAAAGTTTGCACCCGGACAAATTGGTCACTCTCCCCGTCTCCGATCGCCCACAGCAGCCGCAGGTAAGGTGACACAAGGTGCTGATCTGTTCTTTGGCCAAACGCCAGCAATTTTCCTGCTCACTCTCTTGACCGGACCATGCTACATGAAGACATTGTGGGTTTGAAATGGCGTATGATTCGACAGGTCAACCGCGCCGAACCTTTTTTGTTTTCTCCAAACATGGGTAGTCAATGTCCGCGTCAGATGATCTCTTTGCTGCAATGCCAACGCCAAAAGGGCCAGACAACAAGACCCAGAAGGCGGCGCACAAACCGGCACAGACAAAACCGACAGCAGCGATCCCGACCGCGGGAAAGGCAGCCCCAACCATTCCTGAAGCCAAGGCTGACTACACAGCAGCCGACATTGAGGTGCTCGAAGGGCTTGAGCCCGTGCGCCGTCGCCCCGGCATGTATATCGGCGGCACGGATGAAAAGGCGCTGCACCACCTGTTCGCCGAAGTCATCGACAACTCCATGGACGAGGCCGTAGCCGGATATGCCTCCTGGATTGAGGTCGAACTTCAGGCCAACAACACCTTGGTCATAACGGACAACGGGCGCGGCATTCCGGTCGACCCGCATCCCAAATTCAAGGACAAGTCGGCACTCGAGGTCATCTTGACCACGCTCCACGCGGGCGGCAAGTTCGATTCCAAGGTCTACGAGACCTCGGGCGGCCTGCACGGTGTCGGGGTGTCCGTGGTCAACGCCCTGTCTGAAAGCCTCGTTGTGGAAGTGGCCCGCAACAAAAAGCTCTATCGCCAGAGCTTTGCCCGCGGCATCGCGCAGGGTCAGATCGAGGAGCTGGGCGACGTGCATAATCGGCGCGGCACCAAGGTCTCATTCAAGCCCGATTACGAGATATTCGGCAAGAAAGCGCGCTTCAAGCCCGAGCAGCTGCTGAATATGGCCCGCTCGAAAGCCTATCTGTTTGGCGGCGTTGAAATCCGTTGGGCCTGCGCTCCCGAATTGCTGGAACACGCGTCTGATGTACCGGCAAAAGCCACATTCCACTTCCCCGGTGGCCTCAAGGACTATCTCTCAGCCACGCTTGGCAAGCAGAATTTCGTGACGCGCGAGATCTTTGCCGGCAAGACCGAAAAGACCGGCGGGCACGGCGCTGTCGAGTGGGCCGTGTGCTGGTATGGTGGTGACGGCTTTTCTCACTCCTATTGTAACACCGTGCCAACCCCGGAAGGCGGTACACACGAAAGTGGCCTTAGAACAGCCCTCCTCCGTGGCCTGAAAAACTATGCGGAACTGACCAACAACAAGAAGGGTGCCCTGATCAGCGCCGACGACGTGATGACAAGCGCCGGCGCCCTGCTCTCGGTCTTCATTCGTGAACCCGAGTTTGTCGGCCAGACCAAGGATCGACTGGCGACGACAGCCGCAACCCGCATCGTCGAGCAGGCCTTGCGCGATCAGTTCGACCACTGGCTGACCAATGCACCGCAGCAGGCCAATCAGTTGCTCGACTGGGTTGTTGACCGCGCAGAGGAACGCCTCCGCCGCCGCAAGGAACGCGATGTAAACCGCAAGTCCGCCGTGCGCAAGCTGCGCCTACCCGGCAAACTCGCGGACTGCTCACAAAACGCCAAGGGCGACACCGAGCTGTTCATCGTCGAGGGCGATTCCGCTGGTGGCTCGGCCAAACAGGCACGCAACCGCAAAACCCAGGCCATCCTGCCCTTGCGCGGCAAGATCCTCAATGTCGCCAACGCCAGCGCAGACAAACTGCACGCCAACCAGTTGCTGGCTGATCTGGTACAGGCCCTCGGCTGTGGCACACGCAAGAACTACAACGACGAAGAGCTCAGATACGACCGTATCATCATCATGACGGACGCGGACGTCGACGGTGCCCATATCGCCTCTTTGCTGCTGACCTACTTCCAGCGTGAGATGCCGCAACTGATTCACAACGGCCACCTTTATTTGGCCATCCCGCCGCTTTATCGTATCTCACAGGGCGGCAAAACCCTTTATGCCCGCGATGATCAGCACAAGGATGAGCTGCTCGCATCCGAGTTCAAGGGCAAGGGGAAAATCGACATCGGGCGCTTCAAGGGTCTTGGTGAAATGCTGCCCGCTCAGTTGAAAGAAACCACGATGGACCCCAGCAATCGGACGTTGTTGCGGGTGCAGATCGTTGACATGGTTCCGGGCGAAACCAAGGAAGCCGTGACGCGCCTGATGGGCAACAAGCCCGAGTCACGCTTTGAGTTCATTCAGGAAAATGCAGCCTTTGCGACCGATCTCGACATCTAGACCGACCCCACGAAGCGCCGGGCACGAGACGCACACAGCTCGAAAGCGGGTTGATGCCGCACGACCTTTGCGCATATCGCTGTTTCTGATGCTTTTGATCACGGCATTCGCAGCACCGGGCCAATCGGTCGCCATCGAAAACAACCTGCCCCCTTATGAACAGAGCCTCAGACGCCTGAGCGCGGTGGTCGGTGCCCTGATGTATCTCGACCCACTTTGCAATGGCAGTAAACCGCAGGTCTGGCACGATCAGATGGCGGCCATTTTGGAAGCCGAAAATGCCGATGATACGCGCCAGCGGCAGCTGACCGACCGCTTTAACAAAAGCTATCGGACCTTCGCCGACACCTATAGCCAGTGCAACGCTCAAGCCAAAAAGATCACCAAGATCTACCATACGGAAGGGCAGAACCTGCTGACCAATCTCAAGCTGAGACATACGCGCTAGGCGCATCCGCAATTAACCATACCGGTTAATTTCTACGGAAAACTTTAACCTTTTGGAAACCTTTGCCTTCATCGACCTGCAAAGCATGTTAGAACCGATACATCCCGCAAGGCACTCTCCACACGAGAGTCTCAACTGCGGGGTCGATGGTCTGAAATCAAAAGAGCAAGGTTCTAATGGGAAATTTTTCGCAAAACAAATCCGGTTGCACCCCCCAGCTAGACACCATCGAAATAGACCGCCAGAAACAAGAGGCCCTCGGCCTCCTCGATGAAATCTGGGATCAGGCCTGCGACGACGGCCTTAATCTCGATTGTCTCGCTCATGCAGCCCTGTTTCAGGCTCTTTCCAGCCTCGTTCTGGTCTATGGCGAGGAATCGGTTGCCCGCATGGTCTCCAAGTTGCCGGAACGGCTGAGATGCGGGGACTACACCCTCGGGCGCAATCTGCAATAACCATCTGTAACCGCCAAAACACAGCGCGTGTCCAATAAGCCACTTAGCCTGCTTTGTCCTTGCAATGGCCGAAGTGTCATAGGACTATGGCTGACCTCAGGACACAGACCGATGGCGGCAAATATGATGCGCTCCCTCTTTGGATTTTTTCTTGTAGCAAGCTCAAGTCTCGGGATGTCCCTCGAGGTACCCGAAGCGTCCGCACAGGGCAGTCAGGTCACCACCGAGCGGATCATCACCCTGCCCCGCTACTCGGCCTCAAGTGACGATATGCCCGCCACGGTCGGCCCCGACGCAGAAGCATCCGCCACCTCCAGGGCCAGCGTCAACGGAGAGATCAAGAGCGAAGCGCCCGTGGTGCCGCCAAATGTCGATGATGTCGAGATTGAAGACATCACAACACGCCCCTCATCGCCTCCTCCTCAGATTTTCCGCGACACAGCAGCCCTCCCGCGTCCTGTCGCGCGCATGTATGACGCGATCTACAGCGCCAGTCTGACCGGGAATATCGAGGCTCTGCGCCTTCCCATCGAGATGAATGAAATGCCGCCAGTGCTCGGTCTTGAGGGCAACGAAGGCGATCCCATTGACCAGCTGCGCGCCCTGTCGGGCGATCCTGACGGCGCAGAAATTCTCGCCATCATGGCCGAGGTGCTGGAGAGCGGCTTTGTCCATGTTGGACAAGGCACACCTCAGGAGATGTATGTCTGGCCTTACCTTGCCAACTATCCCTTCTCGGCCCTGACACAAGCTCAGAAAGTGGATCTATTCAGGCTCGTAACGTCGGGAGATGTGGAAGAGATGCAGGCCATCGGACAATATTATTTCTTCCGCCTCGGCATTGCCCCGGACGGAACGTGGCACTACTTTGTCGCAGGCGATTGAGGCTCTTTGCGATTTAGAGGCGCATCGGGCAGCTTGAACCAGCCCAAGTTTTACCCCATATTGGGGCGACACTGTGCCTTCACACCTTAACGGCACAATCCAAATTGCGGGGGCAATGAGATGGCACGGCGAAGCCGAAGAACCCGGGGAAAGCTCTTGGCCCCGCCACACGCGGACAGACAGCAATTCCACCTCGAGAAAACGGCATCGTCCTGCCCTTTTAACAACAATGCCAGCTATAGTTCGGTTGTCCGCCGCACAATCCTTTTCCAGTTGCGCCTCGCAGCAGATGGCCTTCGTGACCTGCTGCTCAGCCCCATTTGCGTGATCGCGGCGCTTCTCGGCTTGCTCAAGCCGGACAATCCAAGCTGGGCACTGGATCGCCTGATGAGCTTTGGCCGGGTGACGGACCATTGGATCAATCTGTTCGAGCAGAATGAACAATTGCCCGAACAGGAGCGCGCACAGACCAGTGATGATCTGTTCGACCATATGGAAACCGAAGTGAAGCGCCGCATGGACCCGGAAACGGTGCCCGAAGATGTATCATGGTCGAGCGGTCTTTCGGCATTTGTCGGCAAGAAACCAGCCAGCAACTGACCAACACGCGCCAGTCGTCCGCATCGATTTTTGGGTGAGCTTGGGGAAAAGCGACTGATTCACTCTATTTGCCCATCAAATAAACCCTAATCGAGCCATTCCATTGACAAATCGTGACAAAATCGTATGGTTCGGCAGAATTCTAAACGAACGCCGGTGTTTTTGGTGTGTCTGACCCCTGTTGGGCACGAGCAAAAGGCTTCCAAAACATCCGCTAACAATGGTTCCATCAACGGATGAAATTTTCGGATCTAGGCCTGAGTGATAAAGTCCTCGCAGCCGTAGAGGCAGCGGGCTATGTAGAACCCACACCAATTCAGGCACAAGCTATACCCCACGTTCTTGCCCGCAAGGATGTTCTCGGAGTCGCGCAAACCGGCACCGGGAAAACGGCATCGTTCACCCTGCCGATGCTATCGCTTCTTGAGAGTGGTAGAGCCCGTGCGCGTATGCCTCGTACGCTTATCTTGGAACCGACCCGCGAGCTTGCCGCTCAGGTTCAGCAGAGCTTTGAATCCTACGGCAAGAACCACCGTCTGACTGTTTCTCTTCTGATCGGCGGCGTATCCTTTGCCGAACAGCTGAAAAAGCTTGATCGCGGCGCAGATGTCCTGATTGCGACACCCGGCCGCCTGCTTGACCATTTCGAACGTGGCAAGCTGCTCCTGACCGGTGTTGAAACCTTTGTCGTCGATGAAGCCGACAGGATGCTCGACATGGGTTTTGTCCCCGATATCGAACGGATCTGCAAGCTTCTGCCCTTTACCCGTCAGACCGTTTTCTTCTCGGCAACCATGCCCAAGGAAATCCAGACCCTCACAGAGCAGTTTCTGCATAATCCTGTGCGGATCGAGGCGTCTCCTGCGGCATCAACCGCCAAGACGATCACCCAGCGCTTAATCGCCTCGGGCAACAAACCCTGGGACAAGCGCGAGACCTTGCGCTCGCAGATCGAAGGCGCGACCGATCTCAAAAACGCTATTGTCTTCTGCAACCGTAAGCGCGACGTGGCCACACTTCAGCGCTCGCTGTCCAAACACGGCTTCAACGCCGGCTCTCTGCATGGCGACATGGACCAGAGCTCGCGTA encodes:
- a CDS encoding DEAD/DEAH box helicase, with amino-acid sequence MKFSDLGLSDKVLAAVEAAGYVEPTPIQAQAIPHVLARKDVLGVAQTGTGKTASFTLPMLSLLESGRARARMPRTLILEPTRELAAQVQQSFESYGKNHRLTVSLLIGGVSFAEQLKKLDRGADVLIATPGRLLDHFERGKLLLTGVETFVVDEADRMLDMGFVPDIERICKLLPFTRQTVFFSATMPKEIQTLTEQFLHNPVRIEASPAASTAKTITQRLIASGNKPWDKRETLRSQIEGATDLKNAIVFCNRKRDVATLQRSLSKHGFNAGSLHGDMDQSSRMATLDGFKNGTISILVASDVAARGLDIPTVSHVFNFDMPTHAEDYVHRIGRTGRAGREGLAISIVTKADRKYVDAIEKLIDEKIEWLGEMDFTSSEGEDDTAADAKRSRRGGRSKKAKNDDQSNDNRQAKSENKPSRSKPKQSDNEPASKPDVAKDPAPRSETKRTAPSQSRGNNNSRRNRDRDDKQVIGMGDHVPAFLLQPIRPPKSSSEGSETAE
- the parE gene encoding DNA topoisomerase IV subunit B, encoding MSASDDLFAAMPTPKGPDNKTQKAAHKPAQTKPTAAIPTAGKAAPTIPEAKADYTAADIEVLEGLEPVRRRPGMYIGGTDEKALHHLFAEVIDNSMDEAVAGYASWIEVELQANNTLVITDNGRGIPVDPHPKFKDKSALEVILTTLHAGGKFDSKVYETSGGLHGVGVSVVNALSESLVVEVARNKKLYRQSFARGIAQGQIEELGDVHNRRGTKVSFKPDYEIFGKKARFKPEQLLNMARSKAYLFGGVEIRWACAPELLEHASDVPAKATFHFPGGLKDYLSATLGKQNFVTREIFAGKTEKTGGHGAVEWAVCWYGGDGFSHSYCNTVPTPEGGTHESGLRTALLRGLKNYAELTNNKKGALISADDVMTSAGALLSVFIREPEFVGQTKDRLATTAATRIVEQALRDQFDHWLTNAPQQANQLLDWVVDRAEERLRRRKERDVNRKSAVRKLRLPGKLADCSQNAKGDTELFIVEGDSAGGSAKQARNRKTQAILPLRGKILNVANASADKLHANQLLADLVQALGCGTRKNYNDEELRYDRIIIMTDADVDGAHIASLLLTYFQREMPQLIHNGHLYLAIPPLYRISQGGKTLYARDDQHKDELLASEFKGKGKIDIGRFKGLGEMLPAQLKETTMDPSNRTLLRVQIVDMVPGETKEAVTRLMGNKPESRFEFIQENAAFATDLDI
- a CDS encoding TIGR02301 family protein encodes the protein MLLITAFAAPGQSVAIENNLPPYEQSLRRLSAVVGALMYLDPLCNGSKPQVWHDQMAAILEAENADDTRQRQLTDRFNKSYRTFADTYSQCNAQAKKITKIYHTEGQNLLTNLKLRHTR